One Penaeus monodon isolate SGIC_2016 chromosome 34, NSTDA_Pmon_1, whole genome shotgun sequence DNA segment encodes these proteins:
- the LOC119594892 gene encoding FACT complex subunit Ssrp1-like — MPEQLEQKEMGGRKDDFDDSDADENDPYMRRVREEAKERDDDDDEGSSEDEDFAPGEEGSDVAEEYDSYAGDSSDDSDKPKRKQCQRNHARNDRRRKRTKTTKTSPVAYFIWLNEHREQIKKENPGISITELSKLAGQKWRELKDRKEWEEKAAEAKKEYEAAMKEYKASGGGAPAAKSKKASSSPKKSVSVSPTKAGSGGGFKSKEYIDDESSEEESGSDKPPKKKSRRK; from the exons ATGCCTGAGCAACTGGAGCAGAAA GAAATGGGTGGCAGGAAAGATGACTTCGATGACAGCGATGCAGATGAGAATGATCCCTACATGCGACGTGTTCGTGAAGAGGCTAAGGAAcgtgatgacgacgacgatgagggATCCAGTGAGGATGAGGACTTCGCAccaggagaggaaggaagtgatgTGGCAGAGga GTATGACAGCTATGCTGGAGACAGCAGTGATGACTCAGAT AAACCTAAGCGAAAACAGTGTCAGAGAAACCACGCAAGAAAcgacagaagaaggaaaaggacgaaaacaaCCAAAACGAGCCCAGTCGCTTACTTCATCTGGCTGAATGAACACCGAGAGCAGATCAAGAAGGAGAACCCAGGCATCTCAATCACCGAACTTTCTAAACTGGCAGGGCAGAAGTGGAGGGAGCTCAAGGACAGGAAG gaatgggaagagaaagcaGCAGAAGCCAAAAAGGAATATGAGGCAGCCATGAAGGAGTACAAGGCATCTGGGGGAGGAGCGCCCGCAGCCAAGTCCAAGAAGGCTAGCAGTTCACCCAAGAAATCGGTGTCAGTCTCGCCAACCAAGGCTGGCTCTGGTGGTGGATTCAAGTCTAAGGAGTATATCGACGATGAGTCCAGTGAGGAGGAGAGTGGTAGTGATAAGCCACCTAAAAAGAAGTCAAGAAGGAAGTGA